The sequence GTTTACAGTCCGAACGGTTCAGAAGGGAATCATAGCATGCGCATGTCACTGCTTATACCGGGACTGGCACTGGCTTTGTGCACGGCGGGCTTTGCGGCGGGGGAGTCCCCCACGCTCCGCGTGGCCACTTACAACATCCACCACGGCGAGGGGTCGGACGGGGTGGTGGACCTGGACCGCATCGCGGAGATTTTGAAGGGGATGGACCCGGACATTGTGTGCCTGCAGGAGGTGGACCGGAACCAGCCCCGGACGGGCAGGGCGGACATGCCGGCGCTGATGGCGGAGAAGCTGGGGATGGCCGTCGCCTACGGGGTGAATTACCGCTTCTCCGGGGGGGAATACGGCGTGGCCACGCTGACCCGGCTGCCCCTGCTGGGGGAGCGGAACACGCCGCTGGCCAATCCGGACAACAAGGAGCCGCGGGGCTGCCTCACGGTGACGGTGCGCTGGGAAGGCCGCGAGGTGGAGGTGCACAACACCCATCTGGGCCTGAGCGGACCGGAGCGGTCCGCGCAGGTGACGGACCTATTGGGCATTATCCGGAAAGAGGTGCCCACACTGCTGCTGGGCGATCTGAACGAGGGCCCGGACGCGCCGGGTGTGGCGCGGCTGCGGGAAGTGTTGCCGGACACCTGGCAGGGCGGCGCGGAAGCGGGCACGCTGCCGGGCGGGAAGAGGCCGCGCCGCATAGACTTCATCCTCGCCTCGCCCCATTTCTCGACGGTGGAGTCGGTCATCCATGACACACCAGAGACGCGCACCGCCTCGGACCATTTCCCGTGCCATGCCGTGCTGCAATGGCGCGGGGACGCGGCGGAGCGGGAAGGCGGGGGCGTCTTTGAGGGGAGGCATTTCCAGGGGGAGGGCAACCTGGAGCATCTGCGGCTGCTGGAGACGGCCGCGCGCATGTTCCGTCCGGACCCCGAATACCAGAACATCTCGATGCTCTACACCCCGGTGTGGAACGGGTTTGTGGAGGGGCCGACCTGGGGCGCGTGGTGGATTCAGAACAGCTACGGACCATCCTACTGCGCGGTGCCGTTTCTGGAGGAGCCGCTGACAACCTTTTTGCAGAACGCGCAGGACCTGTGGTTCGCGCACATCGGCGACGGGGAACGGAGGGGCGAGAAGGGGTGGGTGGGCCCGGACGGCTGCCTGTGCGACGCGGCGGCGCCGTCGCTGGTCTATTACAAGCAGGGGGACGGGCGCATAGACATTCACGACTGGGGCATGGAGTTCACCGCGGCGGGGGTGGTGATGCAGGCCGAACTGCTGCTCGCCGGCCGGGACCCCGCCGCCATAGCGCGGTACCTGCCGCTGCTGGAGCGGAGCGCCAATTTCATCGAGACGCGGCGCGATCCGTCGAACAACCTGTTTCTGGCGGGACCGGCGGGCAACCTGCTGGCGCCCAGTTATGCGGGGTGGAAACAGCCCGACGGGACTTATGGAATGGCCTACCTCACGGGGTTGTCCGTGACGTATATCGCCGCGCTGGACCGGCTGATAGAACTGGAGAAACTGGCGGGGCACCCGGAGAAGGCCGCGCTGCACACGGAGCGTCGCGACCTCGCGAAACAGGGCCTGCCGCTGCTGACTACGGAGGAGGGGTACTTCATCAAGTCCCTCGACCCGGACGGTACGCGGCACGGCGTGTACGGGGCGGAAAAGCACGGCTATTTCGAGGCGGTGTGCAACCATGACGCCATGGCATTTAATGTGGCGGACGACGCGCAGGCGCGGAAGATATACGACAAGATCGCCTCGATACCGGGCCTGCGCCCGCACGGGGTCATCATCACCAACTACCCCGGACTGGACGACACCTACGCGGACACGAAGGACTGGCTGTGGTCCTTCGGCACGTGGGTGAACGGCGGGCACTGGACGACGGCGGAGGCGCGGATGATGCTGGGCTACCACCGCGTGGGCGCCTATGAGGACGCGCGCCGCGCGATGCGGCACATCCTCGGCCTGGCCAGGCAGTTCCGCATGGACAACCCGCTCACGGAGTTCGGCGCGGCCGTGTACCAGCCGAAGGAGCCCATCAACTGCGTGTACGACAACTGGGGCGCGCCCGCGGCTCTGATTCGCGGGCTCTTCGAGTACCTGTACCGGGCCGAGGGGCTTGAACTGCGCCCGCACATTCCCCCGGACATCACCCGGCTGGACCAGCGGTTCCCCATCCGCTTCGGCACGAAGCGCCTGTACCTGTCCACCACGGGAAGCGGCCCCGTCACCGGGGTGGAGGTCAACGGCGCGGCGTGGAAGAACTTCGACGCCACGTCCGTGTTCCTGCCGCACAGCGAGACCCCGGACACGGCGCGGGTGCAGGTGCTCCTCGGGGGCGCGGCGGCGCGCGGGCTGCCCGAAGCGGCGGCGCCGGAACTTCCCACGGTGGAGAGTCTGCCCGACGCCTACGCGCCGTTCCGGGAACTGCACGCGCGCCTGCGGGATGCCGGACTCGGCGACTGCTACGAGGCGCGGCATGCGGGGCTGATTGTGGAGTATTTCGCGGCCATCGAGGCGCGGAACAAGATGCTTGCGGAGGGGACGCTGG is a genomic window of Candidatus Hydrogenedentota bacterium containing:
- a CDS encoding endonuclease/exonuclease/phosphatase family protein; translation: MRMSLLIPGLALALCTAGFAAGESPTLRVATYNIHHGEGSDGVVDLDRIAEILKGMDPDIVCLQEVDRNQPRTGRADMPALMAEKLGMAVAYGVNYRFSGGEYGVATLTRLPLLGERNTPLANPDNKEPRGCLTVTVRWEGREVEVHNTHLGLSGPERSAQVTDLLGIIRKEVPTLLLGDLNEGPDAPGVARLREVLPDTWQGGAEAGTLPGGKRPRRIDFILASPHFSTVESVIHDTPETRTASDHFPCHAVLQWRGDAAEREGGGVFEGRHFQGEGNLEHLRLLETAARMFRPDPEYQNISMLYTPVWNGFVEGPTWGAWWIQNSYGPSYCAVPFLEEPLTTFLQNAQDLWFAHIGDGERRGEKGWVGPDGCLCDAAAPSLVYYKQGDGRIDIHDWGMEFTAAGVVMQAELLLAGRDPAAIARYLPLLERSANFIETRRDPSNNLFLAGPAGNLLAPSYAGWKQPDGTYGMAYLTGLSVTYIAALDRLIELEKLAGHPEKAALHTERRDLAKQGLPLLTTEEGYFIKSLDPDGTRHGVYGAEKHGYFEAVCNHDAMAFNVADDAQARKIYDKIASIPGLRPHGVIITNYPGLDDTYADTKDWLWSFGTWVNGGHWTTAEARMMLGYHRVGAYEDARRAMRHILGLARQFRMDNPLTEFGAAVYQPKEPINCVYDNWGAPAALIRGLFEYLYRAEGLELRPHIPPDITRLDQRFPIRFGTKRLYLSTTGSGPVTGVEVNGAAWKNFDATSVFLPHSETPDTARVQVLLGGAAARGLPEAAAPELPTVESLPDAYAPFRELHARLRDAGLGDCYEARHAGLIVEYFAAIEARNKMLAEGTLAKLPEASQAAADKSYTDTVEKLAEGLRGVLKARGDSENPRDREIAAMWRAVSGGN